In Aliiglaciecola sp. LCG003, a genomic segment contains:
- a CDS encoding tetratricopeptide repeat protein, producing MKYIKAPIPMQCLSRYKSFVLVFGLLVLSGCANFNQMLSTTTGNQIDHKSVVADGEVGTQAAPQLSPFEQKVADLKARPNVYFSASPQVDESVKYQFNQALQAKNNKQFDLAKQRFTALTKMTPNLSGPWLHLGDIKLLERENVGADQWQANQDVLLASKALYEKAVDANHANYFAHNRLAKVYRELGRFEQAERHYKLAIASWPAYANAYLNLGILYDLYLGNKQQALEHYEIYQALQNKPIRQIRGWIADLQRQLPKAPVSASNDISQPLAAGAMDE from the coding sequence ATGAAATATATTAAAGCGCCAATCCCAATGCAATGCTTAAGCCGCTACAAATCTTTTGTGCTGGTATTTGGGCTGCTGGTCTTGTCCGGCTGTGCCAATTTCAATCAAATGCTTAGCACTACTACAGGCAATCAAATTGACCATAAATCAGTAGTCGCTGACGGTGAAGTTGGAACCCAAGCAGCGCCACAATTAAGCCCCTTTGAACAAAAAGTGGCTGATTTGAAAGCCCGACCTAATGTGTATTTCTCCGCCTCGCCACAGGTTGATGAAAGCGTGAAATATCAATTTAATCAAGCACTTCAAGCGAAAAATAATAAGCAATTCGACCTTGCTAAACAGCGATTTACGGCCCTGACCAAAATGACCCCAAATTTGTCAGGCCCTTGGTTGCACTTAGGTGATATTAAACTGTTGGAACGTGAGAATGTCGGTGCTGACCAATGGCAAGCTAATCAAGACGTCTTACTTGCCAGTAAAGCTCTGTATGAAAAAGCGGTTGATGCTAATCATGCTAATTACTTTGCACATAATCGGTTAGCCAAGGTGTACCGCGAGCTTGGGCGTTTTGAACAGGCTGAGCGACATTACAAATTAGCTATTGCTAGTTGGCCTGCCTATGCCAATGCCTATTTAAATCTCGGTATCCTATATGATTTATATTTAGGCAATAAACAACAAGCACTTGAGCATTATGAAATCTATCAGGCATTGCAAAATAAGCCGATTCGGCAAATACGCGGTTGGATTGCCGATTTGCAACGACAACTTCCTAAAGCGCCGGTGAGTGCCTCCAATGATATCTCCCAACCTCTTGCAGCAGGAGCAATGGATGAATAA
- a CDS encoding tetratricopeptide repeat protein, whose protein sequence is MMNKSRVKFTSAMLFKVIFASTSIISLAGCANMFDSPETAVVEPKKTLGELYFEPVPLNHDPLPDNGLENLRDAYTGLLNVLDDPETLKIVQYRLADLEILLAEQKQEVGSVVLEQGYFDLAIAQYQQILAQHPNQRDNAEVLYQLAKSYDLQGQSQQSLEVIEQLLNDYPHSMYAPELYFRKGEILFNRSDYLGAIAAYSKVLENGESNDYYMTSAYMLGWSYYKSEQYNFSLRAFTRLLDQKLPNSVIDSHMLRELRSEQQLESLAVGEKRLVNDSIRMMALMFSYQGAEQSLLSFYQEVGGRHYENLLYDRLGQQFLNEDRFRDGALVYRAFTDVHPEHNQAPFFAVKQIDAFILGDFPTLVLPAKQRFIGEYGIHGPYWSDWGQLLQDEVKPFLKAYLQELAQFEHSKAQLLSNANAAADSDTTQLSNVAENRQKSLQAYEQAANLYRQFIETFPRDDLTPEITFNLAESLFESQQYAAAIEAFEKYAYRYLKEPRAAEAGYAAILAFRELRAKLTDPLEQQRWQDEQLASQQQFVNRFARDPRADKVLYDSMQQQFDLARYLGAIESAEQLLAWKPEIEQIRRIAGMQVIAHSEFALEQYQRAENSYQLILTNIGQDDPRYADMLDRLAASIYKQAEANLAKQYVSLAIDDFLRVIEKAPLSKVRVTAQYDAASYLLEMAQWQQGIELLEDFRQRFPQHPLLVGIRDKLIFAYQQNQNWLLAAQELNQVWQQQPETETGREALFVAAQYFKKAGETQQALEAYRNYANTYTLPFDDATEARFEMSEFYLVAQDDSKRRFWLNKLIEADAQAGAGRTDRSRYLAAMSSMVFAEDALQTFQHIKLTLPLKSSLAKKRGALDTAMSLLNHTLDYKIAEFSTAANYKIAEIYAQLARDLIASERPKGLNALELEQYDILLEEQAYPFEEQAIEVHEANIKRSWQGVYDRWVSESFAALSALLPGRYNKVEKVAEVVDEIY, encoded by the coding sequence ATGATGAATAAGTCTAGGGTTAAGTTTACCTCCGCCATGCTGTTCAAAGTGATATTTGCTAGTACCTCGATCATCTCTTTAGCAGGCTGCGCCAATATGTTTGATTCACCAGAAACGGCAGTAGTTGAGCCAAAGAAAACACTTGGTGAGCTCTATTTTGAGCCCGTGCCCCTAAACCATGATCCCTTGCCAGACAATGGGCTGGAGAATTTGCGGGATGCCTATACGGGGTTGCTCAATGTGTTAGACGATCCTGAGACCTTAAAGATAGTTCAGTATCGTTTGGCAGATTTAGAAATATTGCTAGCAGAACAAAAGCAAGAAGTGGGCAGTGTAGTGCTTGAACAAGGTTATTTTGATTTGGCCATTGCACAGTACCAACAAATACTCGCTCAACACCCAAATCAACGGGACAACGCTGAGGTATTGTATCAACTAGCCAAATCCTATGATTTGCAAGGGCAGTCTCAACAAAGTCTGGAGGTTATTGAGCAATTGCTGAACGACTATCCCCATAGCATGTATGCACCAGAATTGTATTTTCGCAAAGGTGAGATCTTATTCAACCGTAGTGATTATCTAGGTGCCATCGCGGCCTATAGTAAAGTACTGGAAAACGGCGAAAGCAATGATTATTACATGACATCGGCTTACATGCTGGGCTGGAGCTACTATAAGTCGGAGCAGTACAACTTTTCGTTGCGTGCCTTTACTAGGTTACTCGACCAGAAGTTGCCCAACAGTGTCATTGATTCCCATATGCTAAGGGAGCTGCGCAGTGAGCAGCAATTGGAAAGTCTGGCAGTTGGAGAAAAACGTCTGGTCAATGATAGTATTCGTATGATGGCATTAATGTTTTCCTACCAGGGCGCAGAACAGAGTCTGCTAAGCTTTTACCAAGAGGTTGGCGGTCGCCATTATGAAAACTTATTATACGACCGTTTAGGTCAGCAATTCCTCAATGAAGATCGTTTCCGTGACGGTGCTTTGGTGTATCGGGCCTTTACAGATGTGCATCCCGAGCACAATCAAGCGCCGTTTTTTGCGGTAAAGCAAATTGATGCCTTTATTTTAGGTGACTTTCCCACCTTAGTACTACCGGCCAAACAAAGGTTTATTGGCGAATATGGTATTCATGGGCCTTACTGGTCCGATTGGGGACAACTGCTGCAAGATGAGGTGAAACCTTTTCTTAAAGCATATCTACAGGAATTGGCACAGTTTGAACACAGCAAGGCCCAATTGCTCTCCAACGCCAACGCCGCCGCTGACTCCGATACTACTCAACTAAGCAATGTAGCTGAAAATCGTCAAAAATCTTTGCAAGCCTATGAGCAAGCGGCAAACTTATATCGGCAGTTTATTGAAACCTTTCCGCGGGATGACCTGACCCCAGAAATTACTTTCAACTTAGCTGAAAGTTTATTCGAGTCTCAACAATATGCAGCGGCGATCGAAGCCTTTGAAAAATATGCTTACCGCTATTTGAAAGAACCTCGCGCGGCAGAAGCGGGTTACGCTGCCATCTTAGCCTTTCGTGAATTGAGAGCAAAGCTGACCGACCCACTAGAACAGCAGCGCTGGCAAGATGAGCAGTTAGCCAGCCAGCAACAATTCGTTAATCGCTTTGCTAGAGATCCTCGAGCGGACAAGGTCTTGTATGACTCCATGCAGCAACAGTTTGACTTAGCTCGTTACCTAGGGGCGATTGAAAGTGCAGAACAATTGCTAGCCTGGAAGCCTGAAATTGAGCAGATACGTCGCATTGCCGGTATGCAAGTTATCGCCCACAGTGAATTCGCTCTAGAACAATATCAACGAGCGGAAAACAGCTACCAGTTAATTTTGACTAATATTGGGCAAGATGATCCGCGATATGCAGATATGCTAGACCGTCTAGCGGCCAGTATTTACAAACAAGCCGAAGCCAATCTAGCCAAGCAGTATGTATCCTTAGCCATAGATGACTTCTTGCGAGTGATCGAAAAAGCGCCACTAAGTAAGGTGCGGGTAACTGCACAATATGATGCCGCTAGTTATTTACTGGAAATGGCTCAGTGGCAGCAAGGCATCGAATTATTGGAAGACTTCCGTCAACGTTTCCCTCAGCACCCCCTTTTGGTGGGAATACGAGATAAACTCATTTTCGCGTATCAACAAAACCAGAACTGGTTATTGGCCGCACAAGAGCTAAATCAAGTTTGGCAACAGCAGCCGGAAACAGAGACTGGGCGAGAAGCCTTGTTTGTGGCCGCTCAGTACTTTAAAAAAGCCGGTGAAACTCAGCAGGCGTTGGAGGCTTACCGCAATTACGCCAACACCTATACTTTACCTTTTGATGATGCGACTGAAGCCCGTTTTGAAATGAGCGAATTTTATTTAGTTGCTCAAGATGATAGCAAGCGTCGTTTTTGGTTAAATAAGTTGATTGAAGCTGATGCACAAGCCGGGGCAGGGAGAACAGACCGTTCTCGTTATTTGGCCGCTATGTCTTCCATGGTATTTGCCGAAGATGCGCTGCAGACATTCCAACACATAAAGCTAACCTTGCCTTTGAAATCCAGCTTAGCCAAAAAGCGCGGTGCGCTAGATACCGCTATGAGCCTCTTAAATCATACCCTTGATTACAAGATTGCGGAGTTCAGTACCGCAGCAAATTATAAAATTGCAGAAATTTATGCTCAATTGGCCAGAGACTTGATTGCTTCAGAACGACCCAAGGGACTGAATGCCTTAGAATTGGAGCAATATGATATTTTATTAGAAGAGCAGGCGTATCCCTTTGAAGAGCAAGCCATCGAAGTGCATGAAGCTAATATAAAACGAAGTTGGCAAGGTGTGTATGATCGTTGGGTTAGTGAAAGCTTTGCAGCCTTGAGCGCTTTGTTGCCCGGGCGTTATAACAAAGTTGAAAAAGTCGCGGAGGTGGTTGATGAAATATATTAA